From the genome of Devriesea agamarum, one region includes:
- a CDS encoding DEAD/DEAH box helicase has protein sequence MSIPPASGSLSHPSERIERFARRYRFPLDSFQYQACASLENGKSVLVAAPTGAGKTVVGEFAVDIALSMGRKVFYTTPIKALSNQKYAELVSWLGEGRVGLLTGDMSHHGDAEVVVMTTEVLRNMLYANSPTLAGLGFVVMDEVHYLADRLRGPVWEEVILHLEASVQLVALSATVSNAEEFGAWLHEVRGDTDVIVSETRPTPLWQHLVVGHDLMDLFVDRHGHPVISHGPGASEQREVNPGLVRALERLSQPDRSRHPRDHDRRYRHGRPSHSHDRAHNTLRPTALSRQLRRPDLIRLLDRSGLLPAIVFIFSRTGCDQALRQCADARLSLTTPDERRQIRAVLHRRLAAIAPEDHDVLRLRQFRLSAEHGLAAHHAGMLPLLKETIEELFSAGLVKVVFATETLALGINMPARTVVLEKLSKFNGLTHADLTPGEYTQLTGRAGRRGLDTEGHAVVLAGPGTRAEDIAALASRRTYPLRSAFRPTPNMVVNLLETMTAKAARDLLEMSFAQFQADRQVVGLARRARELSRTVDAYKKAVTCDNGDFPAYDATCEAIGAREKELSRERDRRERKHREQTLRGLRRGDVMAIPAGRRGGFCVVIETGPQLDDMHGTRVRVVTEDGRVKLLGFKDLPSSPAVVDSLRVPAPDRLRQTRARKDLASALRERIKSKGSARDEAARLRHREPSRAAQDEQLNALRTSLREHPCHLCPERDSHRRWAVRYRKAKREHEDLVRKIDRRTSTIAQAFDALISLLMTLGYLREDTGRIVPTEYGHRLKRLFSERDVLIAECLRHGTWADLDPPLLAAMVSTTTFEARRDEGRIPVIPEDPRFERAFERTEELAKRLRFQEQRCGLEPTAMPDPGIALAVYRWAQGEGIADSLEGTDLSAGDFVRQCRQVIDLLEQLRDDPELGQTARRAVDMVRRGIVACTL, from the coding sequence ATGAGTATCCCGCCTGCATCAGGCAGCCTGTCACACCCGAGCGAGCGCATCGAACGCTTTGCACGCCGCTATCGATTTCCCCTGGATAGCTTCCAGTATCAAGCGTGTGCGTCGCTAGAAAACGGAAAGTCTGTTCTGGTGGCCGCCCCCACGGGCGCGGGTAAAACCGTCGTCGGCGAGTTCGCTGTCGATATCGCACTGTCGATGGGGCGAAAGGTGTTCTACACCACCCCGATTAAGGCGCTGTCGAATCAGAAGTATGCCGAGCTAGTGTCATGGCTTGGGGAAGGCAGAGTCGGACTTTTAACGGGGGATATGTCGCACCACGGCGACGCCGAGGTGGTCGTGATGACCACTGAGGTCCTGCGCAACATGCTTTACGCCAATTCACCGACTCTTGCCGGGCTCGGATTTGTGGTGATGGATGAGGTGCATTACCTCGCAGATCGGCTTCGCGGGCCCGTCTGGGAAGAGGTCATTCTTCATCTCGAAGCGTCAGTGCAACTAGTGGCGCTTTCAGCCACCGTCTCTAACGCTGAAGAATTCGGGGCCTGGTTGCATGAAGTGCGCGGGGATACCGATGTCATCGTGTCAGAAACCCGACCCACCCCTCTGTGGCAGCATCTCGTGGTCGGCCATGACCTCATGGATCTGTTCGTGGACCGCCACGGGCACCCTGTGATTTCTCACGGTCCGGGAGCAAGTGAGCAGCGTGAGGTCAACCCTGGTCTCGTGCGGGCATTAGAACGACTCAGCCAACCGGACCGCTCGCGTCATCCGCGCGATCATGACCGGCGGTACCGCCACGGACGCCCCTCCCATTCACACGACCGCGCGCACAATACGTTAAGACCAACCGCTCTAAGCCGACAGCTGCGCCGTCCTGACCTGATTCGGCTCCTAGATCGCAGCGGACTGCTGCCCGCTATTGTCTTTATTTTTTCCCGGACCGGCTGTGACCAGGCATTGCGCCAGTGCGCGGATGCGAGACTGAGTTTGACGACACCCGATGAACGGCGTCAGATCCGCGCGGTGCTTCATCGCAGGCTCGCCGCTATTGCTCCCGAAGATCACGATGTTTTGCGTCTGCGGCAGTTCCGTCTCAGCGCCGAACACGGACTAGCCGCACATCACGCCGGCATGTTGCCCCTGCTTAAAGAGACCATTGAAGAGCTGTTTTCCGCTGGTCTCGTCAAAGTTGTTTTTGCAACCGAAACCCTTGCATTGGGTATCAATATGCCCGCACGCACCGTCGTGCTCGAAAAGCTCAGCAAGTTTAACGGTCTCACCCATGCGGATCTCACCCCGGGGGAGTACACCCAACTCACCGGACGCGCCGGACGTCGCGGTCTGGACACTGAGGGACACGCGGTGGTCTTGGCAGGGCCGGGAACTCGCGCAGAAGACATTGCAGCATTGGCGTCCCGACGCACTTATCCGCTGCGTTCGGCCTTCCGCCCGACCCCGAACATGGTGGTCAATCTGCTCGAAACCATGACGGCTAAAGCAGCCCGAGATCTTTTAGAAATGTCTTTCGCCCAGTTTCAAGCCGACCGGCAGGTAGTGGGACTTGCGCGACGGGCACGGGAACTTTCCCGCACTGTCGATGCCTATAAAAAAGCAGTAACCTGCGATAACGGCGATTTTCCCGCCTACGATGCGACCTGCGAGGCCATTGGGGCGAGAGAAAAAGAATTATCTCGAGAGCGCGATCGACGCGAACGAAAACACCGGGAGCAGACCCTCCGCGGATTGCGCCGAGGCGATGTGATGGCGATACCCGCGGGACGCCGTGGAGGCTTCTGCGTAGTCATTGAAACCGGTCCGCAGCTCGATGATATGCATGGAACCCGGGTCCGAGTCGTGACCGAGGACGGCCGGGTAAAACTCCTCGGATTTAAAGATCTACCGAGCAGCCCAGCAGTCGTCGATTCTCTGCGGGTCCCTGCGCCCGACCGGCTACGCCAAACTCGTGCGCGCAAGGATCTGGCCTCTGCGCTGCGGGAACGTATCAAAAGCAAAGGCTCCGCGCGGGACGAAGCTGCTCGTCTGCGCCATCGGGAGCCATCCCGAGCCGCGCAGGATGAACAACTCAACGCACTGCGGACAAGCTTGCGCGAGCATCCGTGCCATCTATGCCCTGAGCGCGATTCTCATCGGCGATGGGCCGTACGGTATCGAAAAGCCAAACGGGAACATGAGGATCTCGTGCGCAAGATAGACCGGCGGACGTCCACCATCGCGCAGGCATTCGATGCTCTCATCAGCCTTCTGATGACTCTCGGTTATCTGCGCGAGGACACCGGACGCATCGTACCCACCGAGTACGGGCACAGATTAAAACGTTTGTTCAGTGAGCGAGATGTGCTCATCGCCGAGTGCCTTCGCCACGGGACTTGGGCTGATCTCGATCCGCCGCTGCTTGCGGCGATGGTGTCAACCACGACGTTTGAGGCGCGACGAGACGAGGGCCGAATACCGGTAATTCCTGAAGATCCGCGGTTTGAACGCGCCTTCGAGCGCACCGAGGAGCTTGCGAAGCGGCTGCGGTTCCAGGAACAAAGGTGCGGTCTTGAGCCCACCGCTATGCCTGATCCGGGGATTGCGCTTGCTGTGTACCGATGGGCGCAGGGGGAGGGGATAGCAGATAGCTTGGAGGGCACTGATCTATCGGCTGGTGATTTCGTGCGTCAGTGTCGTCAAGTAATTGATCTGCTTGAACAGTTGCGCGATGATCCTGAGCTCGGACAGACGGCACGACGGGCCGTGGACATGGTGCGGCGCGGTATCGTCGCCTGCACCTTGTGA
- a CDS encoding diacylglycerol/lipid kinase family protein, with protein MSRLRVGLLINPAAASGTAHRIGVHVSTLLKVAGISVVDVTGRSARTAQARALVVRDDLTALIVVGGDGTVSLGAEIVAQTPVRLGIVPAGSGNDLARSLGLPIGKPDEAVRTLLRALSRPVIHIDAIEMSSLDDSAAPHRSLALGCVNLGFDALVNARANSAKSGFGKNYTVAVMQELRHFHEIPYWIEIDGGPRQELDASLLTLCNGAFCGGGMQLVPQARLNDGHLDLAMISGLSRPRLLRMFPRVFRGAHLSVPQFSVRPVRSVTIGVRDGRLLRSYADGEARTVLPLSARVLPGAVRILADSSAPCLSGV; from the coding sequence GTGAGCAGGCTGCGTGTCGGGTTACTGATTAACCCGGCCGCGGCCTCAGGAACGGCTCACCGGATCGGTGTCCACGTCTCCACGCTATTGAAGGTCGCAGGGATCTCCGTTGTCGACGTGACCGGACGCAGTGCCCGGACCGCCCAGGCCCGGGCACTTGTGGTACGCGATGATCTGACAGCCCTGATCGTGGTCGGGGGAGATGGCACGGTATCGCTCGGAGCCGAGATCGTCGCGCAGACCCCTGTCCGCCTTGGCATTGTGCCGGCTGGGTCCGGTAATGATCTCGCCCGCTCTCTCGGTTTACCGATCGGAAAACCGGATGAAGCGGTTCGGACACTCTTAAGAGCGTTGTCGCGTCCTGTCATCCACATTGATGCCATTGAAATGTCCTCATTGGATGACTCGGCGGCACCTCACCGTTCCCTCGCGCTGGGTTGTGTGAACCTGGGGTTTGATGCGCTCGTCAACGCTCGCGCCAATAGCGCTAAAAGTGGATTCGGCAAAAACTACACCGTCGCGGTGATGCAAGAACTCCGGCATTTTCATGAAATTCCATATTGGATTGAGATTGACGGGGGACCCCGCCAGGAACTTGACGCGTCACTTCTGACCCTGTGCAATGGAGCGTTTTGTGGTGGAGGCATGCAGCTTGTTCCCCAGGCACGGCTCAATGATGGGCACCTCGATTTAGCCATGATCAGTGGTCTCAGCAGGCCGCGACTGTTACGCATGTTTCCCCGAGTATTCCGGGGAGCGCACCTCAGCGTGCCTCAGTTTTCGGTTCGACCCGTGCGCAGCGTCACCATCGGGGTTCGTGATGGACGCCTCTTACGCAGCTACGCCGATGGGGAAGCCCGCACCGTGTTACCGCTATCTGCCCGAGTCCTGCCCGGCGCCGTGCGAATCCTCGCTGACTCCTCAGCTCCCTGTCTGAGCGGCGTATGA
- the tatC gene encoding twin-arginine translocase subunit TatC produces MALKKKTRRPKDPEGRMSLGEHLIELRNRLFVCAIAIVIMTIIGWFLYGWVTHLLSAPFDEARALGLKAEQNFQGIGSPLEAQIRISAYIGVILSSPVLLYEAWSFVTPGLKRNERRYVIGFLGTSIPLFTIGCLAGYWVMTKAVPVLLEFTPKGFTNIVDFGAYLNLFIRTILAFGAAFTLPVFLVFLNLAGVMKGRTMLKPWRFVVFIIFLFTAIMVPTPDPFFMIAMAAPICGLYFGAVIFAIINDKRRARKAGDLDVDEASDIGEAESIDAPTSISKADTP; encoded by the coding sequence GTGGCGCTTAAGAAGAAGACGCGGCGGCCCAAGGATCCCGAGGGGCGCATGTCGCTCGGTGAGCATCTCATCGAGCTTCGCAACCGGCTCTTTGTATGTGCAATAGCCATTGTCATCATGACCATTATTGGGTGGTTTCTGTATGGTTGGGTGACGCATCTTTTATCGGCTCCGTTTGACGAAGCTCGCGCCCTCGGACTAAAGGCTGAGCAGAACTTCCAGGGCATCGGCAGCCCGTTGGAAGCGCAGATCAGAATCTCCGCCTATATCGGCGTTATTTTGTCCTCTCCGGTGCTTCTCTACGAAGCCTGGAGCTTTGTAACCCCCGGCTTGAAACGAAACGAGCGCCGCTACGTCATCGGTTTCCTCGGCACATCCATCCCGCTGTTCACCATCGGGTGCCTTGCTGGTTATTGGGTGATGACCAAGGCTGTCCCGGTGTTGCTCGAGTTCACCCCCAAGGGTTTCACCAACATCGTCGACTTCGGCGCATATCTGAACCTGTTTATTCGCACCATCCTCGCCTTCGGCGCTGCCTTCACCCTTCCCGTGTTCCTGGTGTTCTTGAACCTTGCCGGGGTCATGAAGGGGCGAACCATGCTCAAGCCCTGGCGGTTCGTGGTCTTCATCATCTTCCTATTTACAGCGATTATGGTCCCCACCCCGGACCCGTTCTTCATGATCGCTATGGCTGCCCCGATCTGCGGCTTGTACTTCGGTGCGGTTATTTTCGCCATCATCAATGACAAACGCCGGGCCCGAAAAGCGGGAGATCTTGACGTTGATGAGGCCAGCGATATTGGTGAAGCAGAAAGCATCGATGCACCGACATCGATCAGCAAGGCGGATACGCCGTGA